The genomic interval TACTCCCTACTCCCTACTCCCTCCCTAAAGGTGGGCCATCCTGGACTCGAACCAGGGACCTCACCCTTATCAGGGGTGCGCTCTAACCACCTGAGCTAATAGCCCATAAAACCGAACCTTAATAGTTTGAAAGCCATCATCTAATCTCGACCGACCTTGGGATGACCAACTCTTGCTTAATAACACTGTGCTTTCAGCTTAAGAGTGGGTAGGTCTCCCTAAAAGGAGGTGATCCAGCCACACCTTCCGGTACGGCTACCTTGTTACGACTTCACCCCAGTCATCAGCCCTGCCTTCGGCATCCTCCTCCTTTCGGTTGGAGTAACGACTTCGGGCGTGGCCAACTCCCATGGTGTGACGGGCGGTGTGTACAAGGCCCGGGAACGTATTCACCGCAGTATGCTGACCTGCGATTACTAGCGATTCCTCCTTCATGCAGGCGAGTTGCAGCCTGCAATCTGAACTGAGCCTCGGTTTACGGGATTAGCTTGCACTCGCGTACTTGCAACCCTCTGTCCGAAGCATTGTAGTACGTGTGTAGCCCAGGACGTAAGGGGCATGCTGACTTGACGTCATCCCCACCTTCCTCCGGTTTGTCACCGGCAGTCTCTCCAGAGTGCCCAACTCAATGATGGCAACTAGAAACGAGGGTTGCGCTCGTTGCGGGACTTAACCCAACATCTCACGACACGAGCTGACGACAGCCATGCACCACCTGTGTTCGCGCTCCCGAAGGCACTCCCCCCTTTCAGGGGATTCGCGACATGTCAAGCCCTGGTAAGGTTCTTCGCGTTGCATCGAATTAAACCACATACTCCACCGCTTGTGCGGGCCCCCGTCAATTCCTTTGAGTTTCACACTTGCGTGCGTACTCCCCAGGCGGGATACTTAACGCGTTAGCTACGGCACTGCCCGGGTCGATACGGGCAACACCTAGTATCCATCGTTTACAGCTAGGACTACAGGGGTATCTAATCCCTTTCGCTCCCCTAGCTTTCGTCCCTCAGTGTCAGTTCCGGCCCAGTTACGCGCTTTCGCCGCTGGTGTTCTTCCCAATATCTACGCATTTCACCGCTACACTGGGAATTCCCGTAACCCCTACCAGACTCTAGTCTCACAGTTTCCACTGCCGGTATGGAGTTAAGCCCCACGCTTTGACAGCAGACTTGTAAAACCACCTGCGGACGCTTTACGCCCAATAAATCCGGATAACGCTTGCATCCTCCGTATTACCGCGGCTGCTGGCACGGAGTTAGCCGATGCTGATTCATTCGGTACCGTCAGATCTTCTTCCCGAATAAAAGAGGTTTACAACCCAAGAGCCTTCCTCCCTCACGCGGTATTGCTCCGTCAGGCTTTCGCCCATTGCGGAAAATTCCCCACTGCTGCCTCCCGTAGGAGTCTGGGCCGTGTCTCAGTCCCAGTGTGGCTGATCATCCTCTCAGACCAGCTACTGATCGTCGCCTTGGTGAGCCCTTACCTCACCAACTAGCTAATCAGCCGCGAGCTCTTCTTCAGGCAGCAAGCCTTTCACCTCTCGGCACATTGGGTATTAGCGACCGTTTCCAGTCGTTGTCCCCAACCTGAAGGTAGATTCTCACGTGTTACTCACCCGTCCGCCACTAAGTCCCGAAGGACTCCGTTCGACTTGCATGTGTTAAGCATACCGCCAGCGTTCATCCTGAGCCAGGATCAAACTCTCCATGATGTCTCATTTATGAGTCTTTGGCTCCAGAAATTCTCATTTCCGGTTCTCTACTATCCGCTCTAGAAGTTACCCCCTAAAGCTTCTCTTTACCTTGACGAGTATTAGATGCTATTCTGGCTTCCAAACTATTCTGTTTTCTAGGTTCGGGCGGCTCCGGTTCCCTCGCTTTCGCTTGGCTTCCCTCACCGCGCTTATCTAATGTAGCGAAACTACCCCACACTGTCAAGCATTTCCCTCAATTTCCTCCCCACTCGATCCCTTCAATACCTCAAACCCCTCTCACATAACCACCCTGGCTCACACCCATCACCACCACCACAAAACTAACCTACCTGGAAAAATAAACATCCAGGGGGAAAAACACCCAAAAATAAACACAAAAAATTAAACACAAAAAATTAAACACAAAAAAATCCAGGGGGAAAAACCGGAATAACTACCACCCAAGGAAAAACTCCAAGATACTGCCTCGCAATAAATACCCCGGAATAAACTAATAAAACTAGTAAAACTAATAAAATAAGTCCGACCTAAATAATCTCAAAGGGAAAGTTATTCGTGTGCCATTTCCATAAGGATTCGCTGGGAACTCTGTTCGGGATTATCTGTTGCGGGACGGCGCTGGATGTAACGTCCATCGGGTTGTAGGTCCCAAGCTTGGCGATTGTCTGCTAGCATGACGCCGAGCGCTTCTTCTAAGTCTTTGGCGATCGTCATATCCTCGATCTGGACAACGGCTTCCACTCGTCGGTCTAAATTGCGCGGCATCCAATCGGCACTGCCGATAAAAACTTCTTCCTGTCCTCGGTTGTGGAAGTAGAAGATGCGGGAATGTTCTAGAAACCGCCCGACAATGCTAATTACCCGAATATTTTCACTGATCCCACTTAGTTGAGGTCGGAGGCAGCACATGCCACGAATAATTAAGTCGATTTGTACGCCTGCTTGAGAAGCTTCATAAAGAGTGGAAATAATGGTGGGATCGACAAGGGCATTCATTTTGGCAACGATGCGGGCATGATAGCCCTCCCTGGCATATTCTGTTTCCCGACGAATTAATGTGATCATCCGATCGCGTAAGTTTACTGGAGCAACTAACAGTTTGCGATAGACATGCTGCCGCGAGTAGCCTGTCAGGTAGTTAAACAAATCGGTTAAGTCTGCTCCCAGGTCTTCTCGGCAACTCATCAAACCTACATCGGTGTAAAGGCGGGCAGTTTTGGGATTGTAGTTACCGGTGCCGATGTGAACGTAGCGCCGAATTCGACCTTCCTCTCGTCGCACGACGAGCACTACTTTGGTATGGGTTTTTAGCCCAACTAGGACCGTAAACCACATGGACACCGACACTTTCCAACTTGCGTGCCCAGTTGATATTGTTTTCCTCATCAAAACGGGCTTTTAACTCAACCAGGGCAGATACCTGCTTGCCATTCTCTGCTGCTGCTATCAGGGCATTTACGATCGGAGAATCTCCTGAGGTGCGGTAGAGGGTCATTTTGATTGCCAGCACATGGGGATCTTCTGCTGCCTGAGTTATGAAGCGTTGAACTGTGTTGGTAAAGGAGTGATAGGGGTGGTGAACCATCACATCCTGCTTACGAATGGCTGCAAAGAAGTCTTCTTCAATCTCGATTTGGCTCTTGTCTAAAGCGGAATCAGTAAACCGTCGAAGTCGTGGGGGGACGGTGGAGATTCGTACTGAATCTTTGAGTTCGGGTAGGGGCAGATCCATCAATGTAAATAGATCTCGCAGGCAAAGCAGTCCTTCTACCTCATATATATCTGGTTCACTCAGGTCCATTTCCTGGCGCAGCATTTCTCGGACATTTTCGGGGGTGGAGGCATGCACTTCCAGGCGCACGATGGAGCCGCCAAATCGGCGTTTCCGTAATTCTTGTTCGATCGCCAATAACAGATCATCTGCCTCATCCTCTTCCAGTTCCAAATCCCCATCGCGAGTAATTCGGAAAGGATAGTATTCCTGGATGTTCATCCCTGGGAATAATGCTTCTAGATTATGTGCGATCACCTGCTCCAGCGGTACGGCTGTCCAGATGGCTGGAGTTTCCTTCTGCTGAAGCCGTAACTCGTCAGATAGGGGCAAAAAACGGGGCAGAATGTTGGGCACTTTAACTCTGGCGTACAGGTCTTCGCCAGTAACGGGATCCTTGATTACCACTGCCAGATTGAGGCTGAGATTGGAAATGTAGGGAAAGGGATGACCTGGGTCGATCGCCAGTGGTGTGAGGACTGGGAAAATTTGCTCTTCAAAATAGCGCTGGAGGTAGGTACGTTGTTCTTGATTGAGATCAATGTAATCAAGGATATAAACCCCTTTTGCTGCTAATTGGGGGCGCAACGCCTGCTCAAAATGCCGATGCTCCTGGGTTATCATGGGGCGCAACCTCTGGCTAATCAGCTCTAACTGTTCTTTGGGGGTGCGTCCGTCGGCTGACAGTTTCGTGACGTTAGCTTCCACCTGTTGCTTTAATGCTGCAACCCGTACCATGAAATATTCGTCCAGGTTGGAGCTAAAAATCGCCAGGAACTTCAGTCGTTCTAACAATGGTGTGCGTGGGTCAAACGCCTCACGCAGAACCCGGTTGTTGAACTCTAGCCAACTCAGTTCGCGATTAAAGTAATATTGCGGGTCTGATAGGTTGATCTCTGTTGCGACGGGTATCTTTTTGCGCCTGGGCATTGGGGGGAAGAAGGATAAGGGATGGGGGATGAGGGCGTTTTAAGTTTTGGTTTTGAGTTTCGCTTTGAAGAGGGGAGAAATTTATTTCAGGTATGACAAATAATGGGTTGCAAGCGTTAGTAAAGGAGGCTTTATAACCCAAAACAGCAAATTCAAAATCCAAAACTGGATATGAATCTGCTGTCATTTTAAGCGTAAAAAGTGGGAGATCGCGGATCGTGTTAGATTACTAGCTGACTTTCTGTTCGTAATAATCAGCGATGTGATTGTATACGTGGTCAGGGAATTTTAGATCCTTATAAACGTTACAGGCATCGGGATCATCGGGATCGGGGCAAATAGGAAATTCTTGTTGTTGTTGCCACTCTAGAACGCGATCGCGTTTGGGTGGATTGTAGTCTTTGCTTTGCACTTGTCGATAAAGCGATCGAGCATCTGTTTCACTAAAGTTGACATCTTTCTGGAGATAGGCGACCAGTTCATCTTCATCCATAAAATGGTGTGCCACCATAGCAAAGACCAGTCTTCCGTAATGACCAATATCTTGACTTGCGTCCAGAGCATCCAGAAGATGCACCATCATTGTGTTCTTTCGTAACTCTTCAATTGACATAGGTTTGTTCCACACATCTACTGTTTCTCTTGTAAGCTGTGTGGGGAAATTTACCCTCTATCGCAGGAGCGGTTTAGTACAAGTATATTAATTGATGGCACTCCTAGAGAAAAAGGAGGAACCAGAGGCATTTATTTAGGTGCAGGTTCAGGGCATTTCTTGTTGACAAAATCGCATTGGTACACGTAGGGTTCTTGCCAACTCAAGGGAATTTCGAGCAAATCGCGAGTGCCGGTGATCCCTTGCCCAATAAAGAACAATAATGCGATCGAGTTAAGAATGATATGGACTGTACGCCAGCGGTTTTGGCGATCCTGATAGATCTCCTGAATGATGGCGAGGGAGAAGATCATCAGCATGGTTGCAATCATGCCGTAGTAAAAGTGTGAAACATACCACTCATCATTGCGACGAAAGACTTCTGGTTGGAAACCCAGGATAATCACGCCCATACCTGTTAAAGTTGCAAAAATTGCTCGCCAAATCTTTGGTCTGGCGTTGTAGAGGATGACTAAGGAGGCGATCGTGGCAATGTAGATAGCAACTATAAAGAAAAAACGAAATGGCTCTGCTGCCCATATCTGTTTTTCTACCATTTTTGAAAAGATTGGGTATGCCATTCCCAACAGCGCAATGCCCACCACTGAGCCGCTTAGCCACCGCCCTATTTGCACATGCTCCTTCCCTACGACCGGAGGAATCTTGCTCTTACCTTCTGCATCAACCTCCAATCGCCGTTGACGGGTCTGTACTGCTAATCTCACCACAATTCCAATCAGCGGAAAAACGACGACAACCGCAAGCATTGGATGCAGTAAGCCGAGGAAGTCTTGAAAACCGACCATGCAGCACCTCTTCAGGTTTGAAAAGTTTTGAATGCCCTAAAAGGCTGAGATGGTAGTAGATTATCAGGTTGAGATGAGAGACGGATGAGATGTTAAGAAGAAAGGATAAAGGATGGGGAAAAAAGGATGAGGGATGAGGGATGAAGGATGAAGGATGAAGGATGAAGGATGAAGGATGAAAATTATGAATTATGAATTATGAATTAGATGATTAGTAATTGGTTTGGCTACCTCATATTTTCCGTCCTCCTCATCCCTCATCCCTCATTCCTCATCCCTCCTTTCTCCCTCACCCTCCCTTCTGCCTTCTGCTCTCTGCCTTACCCCAATAAACAGGCGATCGGGAAGATCAGATATTCCAGAAAAAACAGTTTCCAGATGAACTGGTAAAAGTGGCTAATTGACCGTTTGTTTTGCAAATTAACACTACGACTGCGGAGCCACATTGAACCCAGTGCTAAAAGGTGAGTCGTTACTAAAAATGCAGGGTTTACTCCTGGCAAACCTAAAACTCCAACCGTAATCATGCCAAGGTAGCAGGCAATTAGAACCCCAAGCGCCAGTTTGAACACATTATTTTTCCCAACGCGCAGGGTCAGTGTTCTGATGTTGTACTGGCGATCGCCCTCCATATCGGGAATATCTTTGAAGATCGCGATCGCAAACGTAAAGATGAGAATAAACAGCGTCAGGATTAAAACAGAGGGAGGGAGAGAGGGAGGTGGGAAGAGAGAGGAAAGAAAACCCGCTCCCCACTCCCGCTGACTACTGAAATGCAGAAATAAGCCTAGATTTACAATGACTCCCCGCACCGTCAAAATGCAGAGTGAGGCGGGAAAGGGGAAACGTTTGAGTCGAATCGGTGGCAAAGAGTAGGCCGTACCGATGATTAAACTGATGCCAAC from Kovacikia minuta CCNUW1 carries:
- a CDS encoding DUF4079 domain-containing protein: MVGFQDFLGLLHPMLAVVVVFPLIGIVVRLAVQTRQRRLEVDAEGKSKIPPVVGKEHVQIGRWLSGSVVGIALLGMAYPIFSKMVEKQIWAAEPFRFFFIVAIYIATIASLVILYNARPKIWRAIFATLTGMGVIILGFQPEVFRRNDEWYVSHFYYGMIATMLMIFSLAIIQEIYQDRQNRWRTVHIILNSIALLFFIGQGITGTRDLLEIPLSWQEPYVYQCDFVNKKCPEPAPK
- a CDS encoding homogentisate phytyltransferase, with amino-acid sequence MSRTLAKPADPSNPPVKPKGIRLLASSLYAFWKFSRPHTVIGTSLSVLGLYFIALAEGRVEGGISLPFSLIPHPSSLILPLLACLCGNVYIVGLNQLEDVEIDRINKPHLPLASREFSRKQAITIIVVTGILAISLAIAGSPFLLATVGISLIIGTAYSLPPIRLKRFPFPASLCILTVRGVIVNLGLFLHFSSQREWGAGFLSSLFPPPSLPPSVLILTLFILIFTFAIAIFKDIPDMEGDRQYNIRTLTLRVGKNNVFKLALGVLIACYLGMITVGVLGLPGVNPAFLVTTHLLALGSMWLRSRSVNLQNKRSISHFYQFIWKLFFLEYLIFPIACLLG
- a CDS encoding phospholipase D-like domain-containing protein: MSCREDLGADLTDLFNYLTGYSRQHVYRKLLVAPVNLRDRMITLIRRETEYAREGYHARIVAKMNALVDPTIISTLYEASQAGVQIDLIIRGMCCLRPQLSGISENIRVISIVGRFLEHSRIFYFHNRGQEEVFIGSADWMPRNLDRRVEAVVQIEDMTIAKDLEEALGVMLADNRQAWDLQPDGRYIQRRPATDNPEQSSQRILMEMAHE